From the genome of Notolabrus celidotus isolate fNotCel1 chromosome 5, fNotCel1.pri, whole genome shotgun sequence, one region includes:
- the itpkca gene encoding inositol-trisphosphate 3-kinase C: MMFFENSAWMKQQSRGTSALIPMTPKKPQQWLQVVGHAGSFHVGDYGTLLKRFCEGEQQCYLRLMEDSLKPFVPAYHGVVQRDEQDYNMMDNLLTHFDTPSIMDCKMGTRTYLEAELAIARERPQPRKDMYEKMVAVDPEAPTVQERAQQAVLKTRYMQWRETLSSTTTLGFRIEGFKKASEECHTNFKRTKSRDQVREALENFVDSNATIVWGYLRRLKQLRLVLEASDFFKAHEVVGSSLLFVHDWTGRTGVWMIDFGKTAALPSHLTLDHRTPWVEGNREDGYLWGLDNLIEILTNMLPVT, encoded by the exons ATGATGTTTTTCGAG AACTCTGCATGGATGAAGCAACAAAGTCGTGGGACCTCAGCTTTAATTCCTATGACTCCCAAGAAACCGCAGCAGTGGCTGCAAGTAGTTGGACATGCAG GAAGTTTTCATGTTGGGGATTATGGCACGTTGCTGAAGAGGTTTTGTGAGGGGGAGCAGCAATGTTACCTCAGATTGATGGAGGACTCTCTGAAGCCCTTTGTTCCAGCTTACCACGGTGTGGTGCAGCGGGATGAGCAGGATTACAACATGATGGATAACTTACTGACCCACTTCGACACACCGTCCATCATGGACTGCAAAATGGGCACGCG CACATACCTCGAGGCGGAGCTGGCGATTGCTCGAGAACGGCCTCAGCCTCGTAAAGACATGTATGAGAAGATGGTGGCTGTGGACCCAGAGGCCCCAACGGTCCAGGAGCGAGCCCAGCAGGCAGTGCTGAAGACCAGGTACATGCAGTGGAGGGAGACGCTGAGCTCCACAACAACTCTGGGTTTCCGTATTGAAGGATTTAAG AAAGCAAGTGAAGAATGTCACACAAACTTCAAAAGGACCAAAAGCAGAGATCAAGTGAGGGAAGCTCTGGAGAACTTTGTGGACTCCAATGCAACCATTGTG TGGGGCTATCTGAGACGGCTCAAACAATTGCGGCTGGTCTTGGAAGCGTCAGATTTCTTCAAAGCACATGAG GTTGTGGGCAGTTCCTTACTGTTCGTGCATGACTGGACAGGCAGGACAGGAGTGTGGATGATTGACTTTGGAAAGACGGCCGCCTTGCCATCACACCTTACGTTGGACCACCGCACTCCCTGGGTGGAGGGCAATCGAGAAGATGGTTACCTGTGGGGTCTGGACAACCTCATTGAAATACTGACCAATATGCTACCAGTGACGTGA